In a single window of the Lineus longissimus chromosome 4, tnLinLong1.2, whole genome shotgun sequence genome:
- the LOC135486566 gene encoding DNA-directed RNA polymerase I subunit RPA1-like yields the protein MFIGKENQHNVLSGISFTIYSAEDIQRLSVREITNPKLFDDLSHATSGGLYDPVFGPTERDDVCGTCGQSSLHCPGHMGHIVLPLPVYNAVLFKVLLRILKLTCFHCHRVRAETLNVELLASNLKLLERGLVHHLQAVADIGSELAAIQKCPDDLIIAKFREYLESAMADSGKSVRGNYVMAKNVVELRQDMINEFTKEHMKESTPCPHCKAPARRLRSAQQSKIFFSTDVSKTKQKQYRQSQETKKAKRKQIRAGDDDPEVTEEDDDIDSLKDSMDAELTGQVYLTPVRIREHLALVWKHDSTLLQYLFGALKAIAHQRACPTDVFFIDCVPVPASKYRPIASMGDKKYENRQTANLSRVLQSSILLRELIAQRAKGELENGLTDLDAPKKGSSTEKLQSAWIRLQTQVNCIVDSDLDKFSKDAMPGIKQLLEKKEGLFRKNMMGKRVDFAARSVISPDPYINTDEVGIPDVFAKKLTYPEVVTPWNVQELAEAVCNGPEKHPGAVFVIQEDGNKVMLHKDSLTRRQAVANQLLKPKLSADGRPILGHKKVLRHLKNGDVLLMNRQPTLHRPSIQAHKARVLTGEKTLRLHYANCKAYNADFDGDEMNAHFPQNELGRAEAYHIVSTNYQYLVPKDGTPLAGLIQDHMISGVLLTMRGRFFGKHDYQQLVYSTLTHSQHPVKTLRPALIKPSALWSGKQVISTVLLNLIPDGKPAINLDGKAKIPGKSWNTGKSRNWAAGGSPLNGLDMSESEVIIRQGELLVGVLDKAHYGATPYSLVHCFYELYGPQVAGKLLTALARVFTIFLQYHGFSLGVEDILCTPKADQSRRKVMEDGAQSGPAASAKAFKLDDDSDGELIVRRYHMAHFNKDDSELKELDHAMKGFTDECQNQITKACMPTGLHKMFPKNNLQLMVQSGAKGSTVNTMQISCLLGQIELEGRRPPLMMSGRGLPSFRPYDVTPRAGGFVDGRFLTGIRPQEYFFHCMAGREGLIDTAVKTSRSGYLQRCIIKHLEGIQVAYDLTVRDSDGSIVQFSYGNDSLDVPSTQFLNEKQFPFLIQNEQCLFDKEQIQMVNKKLDTESAIQHRKKLKKEHKNNRKHPAKPFQQYCIKRGEEPDFSDSSNGRCQSALDLAESWRNLGESKKKKYIDDSKTLEPTLSKFRPDRYFGAISDRLDGIIDSYITSNPDKLLKSKHNPKGTMDADRFQTLLNLRISQSVAEPGQAVGLLAAQSIGEPSTQMTLNTFHFAGRGEMNVTLGIPRLREILMIASASIKTPAMEIPVLPHVSQKEAHTLQKKLTKVTLADVLEDMEVSEYLSIKSRIDRSRVYKIRLNCLPPDNYDEKFYVTPAEILHCIEKVCIKEFITAIKKKCDAIKSRMLLTSFKSVLRSSSAKDAPKDAASSTPTAEDEADHLSDDDQYDGDATMSKTRKRYADEQDYDGEQEEKDEVLEEFDDEGSDVEQNENENEEEADDSDEGEGHSDSDNLMEHSNAKVSSAKKRKRKKVKEMDHRRINGVLNLGTMVEDYKYDAENELWCEITFKADIQKEKVDMTSLLEAAARKIVMYETPRITRGILSTSRKPGSEGQMIMKTEGVNIPAVFQYRDLLDLNQLYCNEIHAIYHTYGIEAACRVIIKEIRDVFAAYGINVDYRHLSLIADYMTFEGQYKPFNRHGIESNASPLQKMTFETTMHFLRDATISGARDNLQSPSARIVTGQPVYTGTGSFEVIVPLVKPKW from the exons ATGTTTATTGGAAAGGAGAACCAGCATAATGTCCTCAGTGGCATTTCATTCACCATATATAGTGCAGAAGATATCCAGCGGTTGAGCGTCCGCGAAATTACCAACCCGAAGCTGTTTGATGATCTATCTCATGCAACATCCGGTGGACTGTATGATCCTGTTTTTG GTCCGACTGAGAGAGATGATGTTTGTGGTACTTGTGGCCAGAGTTCTCTCCACTGCCCTGGTCACATGGGCCACATTGTGCTGCCACTACCAGTCTATAACGCGGTGCTCTTCAAGGTCTTACTCAGG attttgaagTTGACATGTTTTCACTGCCATCGTGTGCGTGCAGAGACTCTCAATGTTGAGCTTCTTGCGTCCAACCTCAAGTTGTTGGAACGAGGCCTTGTTCATCATCTGCAGGCTGTGGCAGACATCGGGTCGGAACTTGCTGCAATCCAAAAATGTCCGGATGATTTGATCATAGCTAAATTTAGAGAATATTTGGAAAGTGCAATGGCGG ATTCAGGCAAGAGTGTCCGTGGTAACTATGTCATGGCAAAGAATGTCGTAGAATTAAGGCAGGATATGATAAATGAGTTTACAAAAGAGCATATGAAAGAGTCGACCCCTTGTCCCCACTGCAAGGCACCAGCCCGACGGCTACGCTCGGCCCAACAGAGCAAAATTTTCTTCAGTACAGATGTAAGCAAGACGAAGCAAAAGCAGTACAGACAATCACAAGAAACAAAGAAAGCAAA GCGCAAACAAATCAGGGCGGGCGATGATGACCCTGAAGTGaccgaagaagatgatgatattgattcgCTGAAGGACTCCATGGATGCAGAACTGACTGGCCAGGTTTATCTGACACCAGTGCGAATTCGCGAACATTTGGCACTAGTCTGGAAACACGACAGCACCTTATTGCAGTACTTGTTTGGTGCACTGAAGGCGATAGCACATCAGAGAGCGTGCCCAACGGATGTCTTCTTCATCGACTGTGTGCCTGTGCCTGCTTCAAAGTACCGGCCA ATTGCTTCAATGGGTGACAAGAAGTATGAGAATCGACAGACGGCTAATCTCTCAAGAGTTTTACAGAGCAGTATCCTTCTTCGGGAACTCATAGCCCAACGCGCCAAGGGGGAGTTGGAGAACGGATTGACAGATCTTGATGCGCCAAAGAAAGGGAGTTCCACTGAGAAGCTTCAGAGCGCCTGGATCAGGTTGCAGACGCAGGTCAACTGTATCGTAGACAGCGACCTTGACAAGTTTTCCAAAGATGCTATGCCAGGAATAAAACAG CTTCTTGAGAAAAAGGAGGGACTCTTTCGAAAGAATATGATGGGGAAACGTGTCGACTTTGCTGCCAGATCTGTGATATCACCTGACCCCTACATCAACACAGATGAAGTGGGCATTCCTGATGTCTTTGCCAAGAAGCTGACTTATCCGGAGGTGGTCACCCCTTGGAATGTCCAGGAGCTCGCTGAAGCAGTCTGCAATGGGCCCGAGAAGCACCCTGG CGCCGTCTTCGTAATTCAGGAAGATGGAAATAAAGTGATGCTTCATAAAGATAGTCTGACTCGACGACAAGCAGTCGCTAATCAGTTACTCAAACCTAAGTTGTCAGCTGATGGGAGGCCCATTCTTGGTCACAAGAAG GTACTGCGTCATTTGAAGAACGGTGATGTGCTGTTGATGAATAGACAGCCTACTCTACACAGGCCTAGTATACAGGCGCACAAG GCTCGAGTTTTGACCGGTGAGAAGACGCTACGTCTGCACTATGCTAACTGTAAGGCATACAATGCAGATTTTGATGGTGATGAAATGAATGCTCACTTCCCACAGAACGAATTGGGTAGAGCTGAGGCATATCACATAG TGAGCACCAACTATCAGTATCTCGTGCCAAAGGATGGAACACCCCTTGCTGGTCTCATTCAGGATCATATGATATCTGGTGTACTACTCACCATGAGAGGACGTTTCTTCGGCAA GCATGACTACCAGCAGCTTGTCTACAGTACTTTGACGCACAGTCAGCATCCTGTGAAGACGCTGCGACCTGCACTCATTAAGCCATCAGCGTTGTGGTCAGGAAAACAGGTCATTTCGACAGTTCTGTTAAACTTGATCCCCGATGGAAAACCTGCGATAAATCTGGACGGAAAGGCGAAAATCCCTGGCAAG AGCTGGAACACAGGGAAAAGTCGCAATTGGGCTGCAGGTGGTTCACCCTTGAATGGCTTGGATATGAGCGAGAGTGAAGTGATTATTCGACAGGGAGAGCTGCTTGTCGGTGTCCTGGACAAGGCTCATTACGGTGCCACCCCCTACAGTTTAGTTCACTGCTTTTATGAG CTCTATGGCCCTCAAGTAGCTGGTAAACTGCTAACTGCTCTTGCAAGAGTCTTCACCATATTTCTGCAGTACCATGGGTTCTCCTTAGGAGTTGAAGATATTCTGTGTACACCAAAG GCAGATCAGAGTAGGCGCAAGGTGATGGAAGATGGAGCACAGTCTGGTCCAGCTGCTTCAGCTAAAGCATTCAAGCTTGACGACGACAGTGATGGAGAGCTGATAGTCAGGAGGTACCACATGGCACACTTCAATAAGGACGACTCCGAACTGAAGGAGCTTGACCATGCCATGAAGGGATTCACGGATGAGTGTCAGAACCAGATCACCAA AGCTTGTATGCCGACTGGTCTCCACAAGATGTTTCCCAAGAACAATCTGCAGTTGATGGTTCAGTCAGGAGCGAAAGGTTCAACT GTCAACACCATGCAGATCTCCTGCTTGCTCGGACAAATCGAGTTGGAAGGTCGCCGTCCCCCTCTGATGATGAGTGGGCGAGGTCTGCCGTCGTTTCGTCCGTATGATGTCACACCGAGAGCCGGCGGATTCGTTGATGGTCGTTTCTTGACAGGTATCCGACCGCAGGAGTACTTCTTTCATTGCATGGCAGGAAGAGAG GGTCTGATTGATACTGCCGTGAAGACAAGTCGAAGTGGATACCTGCAGAGGTGTATAATCAAACATTTGGAGGGTATACAGGTGGCTTATGATCTGACGGTCAGAGACAGCGACGGAAGCATAGTACAG TTCAGTTATGGCAATGACAGCCTCGATGTGCCATCCACTCAGTTCTTGAATGAGAAGCAGTTCCCATTCCTGATACAAAACGAGCAGTGCCTTTTTGACAAGGAACAAATACAAATGGTCAACAAGAAGTTGGACACAGAATCTGCTATACAGCATAGGAAAAAG CTAAAGAAAGAACATAAGAACAACCGAAAGCATCCAGCAAAACCCTTCCAGCAGTATTGTATAAAGAGAGGAGAGGAACCAGACTTCTCTGACAGCTCCAATGGCAGATGTCAGTCGGCATTAGACCTGGCTGAGTCGTGGAGGAATTTAGGTGAAtcgaagaaaaaaaa GTACATTGATGATTCGAAGACACTCGAGCCTACTTTGTCCAAGTTTCGCCCAGATCGTTACTTTGGTGCTATATCTGACAGGCTTGATGGAATCATCGATAGTTATATAACGTCAAATCCTGACAAG TTGTTAAAGAGTAAGCATAATCCGAAAGGCACCATGGATGCCGACCGATTTCAAACGCTTCTGAATCTCCGCATCAGTCAATCGGTAGCAGAGCCTGGACAAGCGGTTGGACTCCTAGCTGCGCAG tcgatTGGCGAGCCGAGTACGCAGATGACGCTGAACACTTTCCACTTTGCTGGACGTGGTGAAATGAACGTGACGCTCGGTATTCCTCGTCTTCGGGAGATCCTCATGATAGCTAGCGCATCGATCAAAACACCGGCCATGGAGATACCGGTGTTGCCACATGTCAGTCAAAAGGAGGCTCATACTCTtcagaagaagttgacaaaggTCACCCTGGCAGAT GTCTTAGAAGACATGGAAGTTTCTGAATATTTGAGCATCAAGAGCAGAAT TGATCGATCCCGTGTGTACAAAATTCGCCTCAATTGCCTTCCGCCTGATAACTATGACGAGAAGTTCTATGTGACCCCAGCCGAAATCTTGCACTGCATAGAGAAAGTCTGCATTAAGGAGTTCATTACTGccataaagaaaaaatgtgatgCGATCAAGTCCAGAAT GCTCCTGACATCCTTCAAGTCAGTGCTCCGTTCGAGTTCTGCTAAAGACGCGCCCAAGGATGCCGCAAGCAGTACCCCCACGGCTGAGGATGAGGCAGATCATCTCTCGGATGACGACCAGTATGACGGTGATGCCACAATGTCTAAAACGCGAAAGAGGTACGCCGATGAGCAGGACTATGATGGAGAGCAAGAGGAGAAAGATGAGGTCCTTGAGGAGTTCGATG ATGAAGGTTCTGATGTTGAACAGAATGAAAACGAAAATGAAGAAGAAGCAGACGACTCTGACGAAGGTGAAGGTCACTCTGACAGTGATAATCTGATGGAACATTCAAATGCCAAAGTGTCGTCTGCTAAAAAACGAAAGAGGAAGAAAGTTAAAGAGATGGATCACCGGAGAATAAAT GGAGTATTAAATCTCGGAACGATGGTTGAAGATTACaagtatgatgcagaaaatgaacTTTGGTGCGAGATCACCTTCAAG GCTGACATTCAAAAGGAGAAGGTTGATATGACTTCATTACTTGAAGCAGCTGCAAGAAAGATTGTAATGTACGAAACTCCTCGCATCACTCGCGGAATTCTTAGCACGAGCCGGAAACCAGGGAGCGAGGGCCAAATGATAATGAAGACAGAGGGCGTGAATATTCCG GCGGTGTTCCAATACCGTGACTTATTGGATCTGAATCAACTCTACTGTAATGAAATCCATGCTATATACCACACTTACGGTATCGAAGCTGCCTGCCGGGTCATCATCAAG
- the LOC135486440 gene encoding cilia- and flagella-associated protein 144-like, whose protein sequence is MTTAAASGKDPVNFVHQNAILCETIEKETRHQKLYTNYSVNPFRKMHTITGKPNSTHDTEDGEEEDDHFLKVIRRARQEPVKKFTTPQTEAQEIGWISTALIDTDRSDRRLNHPRQNTAITKYMDAAWRYKEQTENLN, encoded by the exons ATGACAACTGCTGCGGCTAGCGGGAAAGATCCCGTCAATTTCGTCCATCAAAATGCAATTTTATGTGAAACTATCGAAAAGGAAACGCGGCACCAGAAGTTATACACAAATTATAGTGTGAATCCATTCAGAAAAA TGCACACAATCACTGGGAAGCCTAACTCCACCCATGACACAGAagacggagaagaagaagatg ATCATTTTCTAAAAGTAATCCGCCGAGCAAGACAAGAGCCTGTTAAAAAATTTACCACACCTCAGACAGAGGCTCAAGAAATTGGATGGATATCAACGGCTTTG attgATACAGACAGATCTGATAGACGACTAAATCATCCAAGACAAAACACAGCTATCACAAAATACATGGATGCTGCATGGAGATACAAGGAACAAACAGAAAATCTAAACTAA
- the LOC135486674 gene encoding uncharacterized protein LOC135486674: MQFTIILVLLATAVSSSIAGGYIAEYRVAKYIRGGANELEKVKFTNELLKENKGQCTGVRCSYEQGSKVIECVINSCIPTTFYSQKCAQVSAATAPVPCYYEHSPAVDGAAYPACCNVYTSFCKGEAGYQESELPKYTAEEIEKCRNTPILISK; the protein is encoded by the exons ATGCAATTCACAATCATACTAGTTCTCTTGGCCACGGCCGTCAGTAGCAGCATTGCAGGAGGATACATAGCAGAATACCGAGTGGCCAAGTACATACGAGGTGGGGCCAACGAACTTGAGAAGGTGAAATTCACAAATGAGCTGCTTAAAG AGAACAAAGGTCAATGTACGGGCGTTCGTTGCAGCTATGAACAAGGCTCAAAGGTGATAGAGTGCGTGATCAATTC GTGTATCCCGACCACGTTTTACAGTCAGAAGTGTGCCCAGGTCTCCGCCGCCACCGCACCAGTTCCGTGCTATTACGAACACAGCCCGGCAGTTGATGGCGCTGCATACCCCGCCTGCTGTAATGTCTACACTAGTTTCTGCAAGGGAGAAGCGGGGTACCAGGAGTCTGAACTGCCAAAGTACACAGCAGAGGAGATCGAGAAATGCCGAAACACGCCTATCTTAATCTCTAAATAA
- the LOC135486400 gene encoding dynein light chain Tctex-type 5-A-like has product MAAHTSGHPIRRKSTVFMHERKISHNSFGALSKGGKESGGGWQHPVHFENTYKTEPDSKFPAEKVEKVMKLVFENTLTGVAYDPREAQDLSKELANSVKNEVKQLGIKRYKTVCQVMLGPVKSSTLSVASGFIWLPEFDTFSECTFRGDSMYATGVVFGVFMD; this is encoded by the exons ATGGCAGCACACACATCTGGACACCCAATACGCAGGAagtccacagtcttcatgcacGAAAGAAAAATATCGCATAATAGTTTCGGCGCACTTTCCAAGGGAGGGAAGGAGTCGGGCGGAGGATGGCAACACCCCGTACACTTCGAGAACACGTACAAAACTGAACCTGATTCGAAGTTCCCTGCTGAGAAAGTCGAAAAGGTGATGAAATTGGTGTTTGAGAATACGCTCACGGGTGTCGCGTATGACCCACGTGAGGCGCAGGACTTATCGAAGGAGCTCGCCAATTCGGTCAAGAATGAAGTGAAGCAGCTGGGAATAAAACGGTACAAGACGGTGTGTCAGGTTATGCTGGGACCGGTGAAATCGTCAACCTTGTCTGTCGCAAGTGGATTCATTTGGCTTCCGGAGTTTGATACCTTCTCAGAATGCACCTTCAGGGGTGACTCGATGTATGCCACCGGTGTCGTGTTTGGCGTTTTTATGGA CTAG